One window from the genome of Jeotgalibaca sp. MA1X17-3 encodes:
- a CDS encoding Coenzyme F420 hydrogenase/dehydrogenase, beta subunit C-terminal domain, producing MFQYDISRSVDEIKAGAKTKYYPVELSKVLKIVKDTPGKYAVIGIPSFIMALRLLAEQDKVIKERIKFTVGLICGHQKSSKFSESLAWQVGIKPGNLKHIDFRKKLLDKPANNYGVELTGMINEKEVTIIKPTKELLGQNWGQGFFKPIASDFTDDVMNVTADITLGDAWLPEYTQDSKGNNVVVVRNPRIDDLIKEGIRTGMLNLDKVDNETIFRSQESHYRHTHDELAYRLYKKDKVNKWRPLTIVQSSNDIPFLRKKVQDLREEISTESHISYKKAVELDDLDYFKDEMEKLSKKYVLLYKLILIQNKGMFGSVKAIVKKWEL from the coding sequence ATGTTCCAATATGATATTTCAAGATCAGTAGATGAAATTAAAGCAGGAGCAAAAACAAAATACTATCCAGTTGAATTATCAAAAGTATTAAAAATAGTAAAAGATACACCTGGTAAATATGCTGTTATAGGTATTCCAAGCTTTATCATGGCTTTACGTCTATTAGCTGAACAAGATAAAGTTATTAAAGAGCGAATTAAATTCACAGTTGGGTTGATTTGTGGACATCAAAAGAGTAGTAAGTTTTCTGAATCATTAGCCTGGCAAGTTGGAATCAAACCAGGTAATCTAAAACATATAGATTTTAGGAAAAAACTATTAGATAAACCTGCTAATAATTATGGTGTTGAATTAACGGGTATGATTAATGAAAAAGAAGTTACAATAATTAAACCAACAAAAGAACTTTTAGGTCAGAATTGGGGACAAGGTTTTTTCAAGCCAATTGCATCAGATTTTACTGATGATGTGATGAATGTGACTGCTGATATTACTCTAGGAGATGCATGGCTACCTGAATATACCCAAGATAGTAAAGGTAATAATGTTGTTGTGGTAAGAAATCCTAGGATTGATGACTTAATAAAAGAAGGAATTAGAACTGGAATGCTAAATCTAGACAAGGTTGATAACGAAACCATCTTTCGTTCACAAGAATCTCACTATAGACATACACATGATGAGTTAGCATATCGTTTATATAAAAAAGACAAAGTTAATAAATGGAGACCTTTAACAATAGTTCAATCTTCAAATGATATTCCATTCTTAAGAAAAAAAGTCCAAGATTTAAGAGAAGAAATCTCAACTGAGAGTCATATTTCATATAAGAAAGCAGTTGAGTTAGATGACTTAGATTATTTTAAAGATGAAATGGAAAAACTATCTAAAAAATATGTATTACTTTACAAGTTAATATTAATTCAAAATAAAGGTATGTTTGGCTCTGTAAAAGCAATAGTAAAAAAATGGGAACTATGA
- a CDS encoding coenzyme F420 hydrogenase/dehydrogenase beta subunit N-terminal domain-containing protein, which translates to MKVAEFNAKKVFSEASGICAVVDNNIKMDLNEYGLYEERVLQKDDYELNPLVQLVSPNLNEEVNELHISQKLYENIDEINYDKRIGYYTSLYAGHVNEGDYRENASSGGMGTWIFKELFDKKLIDGVIHVKKIQIKAVQLCSNMIFQDQ; encoded by the coding sequence ATGAAAGTAGCTGAATTTAATGCAAAGAAAGTATTTAGCGAAGCTAGTGGGATCTGTGCAGTAGTGGATAACAATATAAAAATGGACCTTAACGAATATGGGTTGTATGAAGAAAGAGTATTACAAAAGGACGATTATGAGCTTAATCCATTAGTTCAATTGGTCTCCCCAAATCTAAATGAGGAAGTAAACGAATTACATATATCTCAGAAATTATATGAGAATATAGACGAAATAAATTACGATAAACGGATAGGATATTATACCTCATTATATGCTGGGCATGTAAATGAAGGGGATTATAGAGAAAACGCAAGTTCCGGGGGAATGGGGACTTGGATTTTTAAAGAACTTTTCGATAAAAAACTAATTGATGGTGTTATACACGTAAAAAAAATCCAGATAAAAGCAGTCCAATTATGTTCCAATATGATATTTCAAGATCAGTAG
- a CDS encoding lipopolysaccharide biosynthesis protein, with the protein MKKKMYVNELKVGAVLSYVSMGLGYLVSIIYTPIMLRLLGQSEFGLYNLVASVVAYLGVLNFGFGSAYMRYYSRYKTKEDNEKIENLNGMFLIIFSLLGLIAVFAGTILTLNTEVIFGAELTNTEISRAKMLMFILVINLGVSFPNIVFTSHITANEKFVFQKLVQMIKTIANPFVVLPLLILGYGSVGMVIATTLLNVVIEFINAIYCINTLHMKFSFKNFDFKLMKEMTIFTSFIFINLLIDQINWNVDKFILGRFHGTTSVALYGLAAQLNTYYLSIASTMSSVFIPRVHRLVANSDNSELLKLFTRIGRLQFIALSLIASGLVFFGRPFINFWAGANYDGAYPIVLILIIPVTIPLIQNIGIEIQRAKNMHQFRSWVYFFIALGNLGLTIPLAKIYGGIGAAVGTAVALIIGNGFIMNWYNHVKVGLDMKYFWKQILSFVPALAIPVTIGIIINIFFEIKGILLFLILGIIYVSIFSISMWYFGMNQYEKDLLGKPIKKLLKKDR; encoded by the coding sequence TTGAAAAAAAAAATGTATGTTAATGAGTTAAAGGTTGGAGCAGTTTTGTCCTATGTTTCAATGGGTCTGGGTTATTTAGTATCTATTATATATACTCCAATAATGTTACGTTTATTAGGACAAAGTGAATTCGGGTTATATAATTTAGTAGCATCAGTAGTTGCTTATCTAGGGGTTCTGAATTTTGGGTTCGGGAGTGCTTATATGCGCTACTATTCTAGGTATAAAACCAAAGAAGATAACGAGAAAATTGAAAATTTGAATGGAATGTTTTTGATTATCTTTTCTCTTTTGGGTCTAATAGCAGTATTTGCGGGAACTATATTAACTTTGAATACTGAAGTAATATTTGGAGCTGAATTAACTAATACGGAAATATCAAGAGCAAAAATGTTAATGTTTATTTTAGTTATTAATTTGGGTGTTTCATTTCCTAATATCGTATTTACCTCTCATATAACTGCTAATGAAAAGTTTGTATTTCAAAAACTAGTTCAAATGATAAAAACAATAGCTAACCCTTTTGTAGTATTGCCTCTTTTAATATTAGGATATGGATCAGTAGGGATGGTTATTGCAACAACTCTTTTAAATGTAGTGATTGAATTTATTAACGCAATTTACTGTATTAATACATTACATATGAAATTTTCCTTTAAAAACTTTGATTTTAAATTAATGAAAGAGATGACCATCTTCACTTCCTTTATTTTTATAAATTTACTTATTGATCAAATTAATTGGAATGTAGATAAATTTATTTTAGGTAGATTCCATGGGACAACATCAGTTGCTTTATATGGCCTTGCAGCACAATTAAATACTTATTACTTATCAATTGCTTCTACAATGTCTAGTGTATTTATTCCTCGAGTTCATCGATTAGTGGCTAACTCAGATAATAGTGAATTATTAAAATTATTCACAAGAATTGGTAGGTTACAATTTATAGCGTTATCGTTAATTGCGAGTGGCTTAGTATTCTTTGGAAGACCATTTATAAATTTTTGGGCGGGTGCTAATTACGATGGTGCTTACCCAATTGTATTAATTTTAATTATTCCAGTTACAATACCACTTATTCAGAATATCGGGATAGAAATTCAACGAGCAAAAAATATGCATCAATTTAGGTCGTGGGTTTATTTTTTCATTGCTTTAGGAAACTTAGGTTTAACGATTCCCTTAGCCAAGATATATGGTGGCATTGGAGCTGCAGTTGGTACAGCAGTAGCACTTATTATTGGAAATGGTTTTATTATGAATTGGTATAATCATGTAAAAGTTGGACTAGACATGAAGTATTTTTGGAAACAAATATTAAGTTTTGTTCCAGCATTAGCTATTCCTGTAACTATAGGAATAATAATAAATATCTTCTTCGAAATAAAAGGTATTTTGTTATTTTTAATATTAGGAATAATTTATGTAAGTATATTTAGTATATCAATGTGGTATTTTGGAATGAATCAATATGAAAAGGATTTATTAGGGAAACCAATAAAAAAATTATTAAAAAAAGATAGATAA
- a CDS encoding O-antigen ligase, translating into MKRKSEYFLSIIGVILAINIYVFATDKIQFSYLIFFVILLSSLLLFVIIKDKKFGNEIFIPILFSIYALISMLFSYDFTRAYRYSLFLLVFLFIYVILSKVNSWHETFLRTLFFGSIVIVSGTYFSFLFPNIYKNLIFPLFNLENQIVMEGLIRMGAHTGLTNQTAPNAFLISIGIALLYSRIYSKIDLKVLTKVALIIYLLALSMTLKRSFILANLASFIVLTYVKYRTENNKISNIFKVITSITAVISIILIISPFVPTIQDTINRFGLAETGIDTSGRDQIYTLGIKMFLIKPFFGHGIDSVPTFYSNNFGVYELQQMHNIYIQMLAELGLFFAVILLFLFMFNYYLAYKTTKYALKNKDKKMIYILSSSLYMQTFWLIYGFFGNPITEHTYLLIYLLFSSITLFYFKKQKALDRLYLVGQ; encoded by the coding sequence TTGAAAAGAAAATCAGAATATTTCTTGTCAATAATTGGTGTGATACTAGCTATTAATATCTATGTTTTTGCTACAGATAAAATACAGTTTTCTTATTTAATATTTTTTGTGATTTTATTAAGTTCGTTACTGCTCTTTGTTATAATAAAAGATAAAAAATTCGGGAATGAAATATTTATACCTATTTTATTTTCTATCTATGCATTAATCTCAATGTTATTTAGTTATGATTTTACAAGGGCATATAGGTATAGTTTATTTTTATTAGTCTTTTTGTTTATATATGTTATTTTATCTAAAGTCAACTCATGGCATGAAACTTTTTTAAGGACTTTATTTTTTGGGTCAATAGTGATTGTTTCTGGAACCTATTTTTCTTTTTTATTTCCTAATATATATAAAAATTTGATTTTCCCACTTTTTAATTTGGAAAATCAAATTGTAATGGAAGGGCTCATTAGAATGGGAGCACATACGGGTTTAACTAATCAAACTGCTCCAAATGCATTTCTAATTTCAATAGGAATTGCGCTCTTGTATAGCCGTATCTATTCTAAAATAGATTTAAAAGTATTGACAAAAGTTGCTCTAATAATATACTTGTTAGCTTTATCAATGACATTGAAACGGTCATTTATTCTTGCGAATCTTGCGAGTTTTATAGTCTTAACTTATGTTAAATATAGAACAGAAAATAATAAGATAAGTAATATATTTAAAGTTATAACTAGTATTACAGCTGTAATTTCCATTATTTTAATAATAAGTCCATTTGTACCAACAATTCAAGATACTATAAACAGATTTGGACTAGCAGAAACAGGGATTGATACCTCAGGAAGAGACCAAATATATACTTTGGGTATAAAAATGTTCTTGATTAAGCCGTTTTTTGGGCATGGAATAGATAGTGTTCCAACATTTTATTCTAACAATTTTGGTGTATATGAATTACAGCAAATGCATAATATTTATATTCAAATGCTAGCTGAATTAGGATTGTTTTTTGCTGTAATACTGTTATTTTTATTTATGTTTAATTACTATTTAGCGTATAAGACTACTAAGTATGCGCTTAAAAATAAAGACAAAAAGATGATATATATATTAAGTTCTTCATTGTATATGCAGACATTTTGGTTAATTTATGGCTTTTTTGGTAATCCTATAACTGAGCACACCTATCTTTTGATATATTTACTTTTTTCATCTATCACTTTATTTTATTTCAAAAAACAAAAAGCACTAGATAGGTTATATTTGGTTGGACAATAA
- a CDS encoding polysaccharide pyruvyl transferase family protein — protein MKKVAILTLNGYFNYGNRLQNYALQEVIRNLGFEVETIVNTTQNEEVQMAYPLKMYKIIKKGPKYLKKIILNKLNKKKVINSGNIRTKTFKDFTHKYIKETNYSISDKNIPNDLSEKYDYFVVGSDQVWNPNFREVTSLYFLLFTEKNKRVSYAPSFGVSELSNEYKSNYKKWLTNFDKISVREDDGAEIIKELTGKTAPVLVDPTLLITKETWLSIAKRANNKPEKGYLLTYFLGGVPKQYSKRINDIAKENNLDIINLGDVGDIETYKTGPSEFIDYINSCSIFCTDSFHGCVFAILMQKPFIVYEREGSSLSMYSRINTLLDKFNLNSRKIENIKTNKDAFNIEYTDTSLLLEEERLKSLNFLNEALEVTKKTQ, from the coding sequence ATGAAAAAAGTAGCAATATTAACGTTAAATGGATATTTTAATTATGGAAATAGATTACAAAACTATGCACTACAAGAAGTTATAAGAAATTTAGGCTTTGAAGTAGAAACTATAGTTAATACTACACAAAATGAAGAAGTACAAATGGCATATCCATTAAAGATGTACAAAATTATAAAAAAAGGGCCTAAGTATTTAAAAAAAATAATTTTAAATAAGTTAAATAAAAAAAAAGTTATAAATTCAGGTAATATAAGAACTAAAACATTCAAAGATTTTACACATAAGTATATAAAAGAAACTAACTATTCGATTTCTGATAAAAACATTCCAAATGACTTGTCAGAAAAATATGATTATTTTGTAGTAGGTAGTGATCAAGTTTGGAATCCTAATTTCAGAGAGGTTACATCACTTTATTTCTTACTATTTACAGAAAAAAACAAAAGGGTATCCTATGCACCTAGTTTTGGAGTGTCTGAACTATCAAACGAATATAAAAGTAATTATAAAAAATGGCTTACGAACTTTGATAAAATCTCTGTTAGAGAAGATGACGGTGCCGAGATTATTAAGGAATTAACAGGGAAAACAGCTCCCGTACTAGTAGATCCAACATTACTGATTACAAAAGAAACGTGGTTATCGATTGCTAAAAGAGCAAATAATAAACCTGAAAAAGGATATTTACTCACATATTTTTTAGGTGGAGTACCGAAACAATATTCAAAAAGAATAAATGACATTGCTAAAGAAAATAATTTAGATATTATTAATTTAGGGGATGTAGGAGATATAGAAACTTATAAAACAGGCCCCAGCGAATTTATAGATTATATTAATTCATGTAGTATTTTTTGTACTGATTCTTTTCATGGTTGTGTATTTGCAATATTAATGCAGAAACCTTTTATTGTTTATGAAAGAGAGGGAAGTTCTCTCTCAATGTATTCAAGAATTAATACATTACTTGATAAATTTAATTTAAACTCTAGAAAAATTGAAAATATTAAGACAAATAAAGATGCATTTAATATTGAGTACACAGATACTTCATTACTATTAGAAGAAGAACGATTAAAATCGTTAAACTTCTTAAATGAAGCCTTAGAAGTTACCAAAAAAACTCAATGA